CAGAAATTCGTCCTCAATCCCCGCCGCTCGAACCGCATCGCGAAACTTCGCGGGGAAGACTGTGGACGCGGCCTTCTCCGGCAGCAGAAAATTCGGCGGACACTGCTGCCAGCCGGGCGGTCCCGGCGGACCATGGCGTGGCGAGCCGCTTGACCTGGTGCGTTTCATGCGCCGAGGCGTGGCCGTTGGCTCCTGCGAACCATCTTCCGAAACACCACCGCCGGGCACCACGAAATGCACGTGCGGATTGTAGACCGTGAAGTCTCGCCCCCACGTGTGCAGAACTCCGAAGAAGCCCATCCGCTTCGTGCCAACGAACCGCTTTCCAGACGCCAGTTCGTGAATCGTCTGACTGCCACAGTCGAACAACGCTCGATAGCACACGTCCTGGTGAGCGCGCACGACCTTCCGCAGCGCTTCGGGCACTGTGAAGGTGACCATAAAGTAGGGCACCGGCAGCAATTCGGACAGACGATCGGCGAGCCACTTCTGCGTCTTGTCAGACTGGCAGTTCGGGCAGTGTCGGTTGTTGCAACTGCGTCCCACCCAGTGAGTTCGCTGGCAGTCGCCGCAGTCGTATCGCAGATGGCCCAGTTCTCCGGTGCGACACTTTGATATGAAACTCAGCACGCGCTTGTGCTGCAACGGCATGCGTTCGCCGAACTGTTTCAGATAGTCGTCCCCGTGCTGCCGCAATACGTCGGCAACGGTCGGCATCTATCGCGGCTTGCGATTTCGGTGCGGATCGTTGTCAGGACCGATAGGTGGTTCGCCGGGCGGCGGAAACATGTTGTCGAACAATGTTCCCGCGTCGGCGATATCGTCGTGAGTCTTGCGACCGTCTTCTTCCTTCGGATCCGTCAGATGCAGGTAGACCAGCGTCGTCTGCAGGTTCTTATGGCCAAGGAACTTCTGAATCCAGCGCAGCGACACGCCGGCCTCAAACAGATGCGTGGCGATGCTGTGCCGCAGCGTGTGGATCGAAACCTGCTTGGTGAAGCCGAGCTCGCTGACCACATCCTTGATGCAGCCTTGCACGGTCGACGGATCCATCGGCCGCGACGTCGTCGGGCCCTCTTTCTTCGTGCGTCCGATCTGCGGAAACAGCAGCGTTGGATTGCGATGCGTCTTCCAGTAACTGCGCAGCACATGCAGCGTCGAATGCGGCAACGTCACGAAGCGATCCTTCGCGCCCTTGCCACGATGCACATGCACCAGCATGCGTTCGGCATCGATGTCGCCGATCTGCAGACTCAGCGCTTCGCTCATCCGCAGGCCGAGCGTATAGGTGGCCCAGAAGTAGGCTCGATTGCGCGGCTGCCGCACGGCGGCGATCAGTCGGTGAACTTCGTCGATGGACAGCACATCCGGCAGCGTTTTCTGTTTCGGAATACGCAGCTTCGTGAGCACTTTCCAGTCACGCGGTTCGGTGTACTTGTAGAAGAATTTGAGCCCACTGTAAGCGACTCGCAGCGAACCCGGAGCGAACTCGCAGTCGTTGATCAGGTACAACAGATAGTCGGCGACCTGTTGTTCGGAAAGCTGATCCGGCGGCGTGTGGTAATGACCGGCCAGCTTGCGAACTTCGCGAAGGTAGCCATCATGAGTCCGTTGCGCCATACCCCGCAACTGCAGATCCTGCGACATCCGTTCGCGGAGCGACTTCGTGGGTTGGTTGTTACTGCGTTGTTCGTCCGAGTTGCTGTTGTTCCCGTTCTGTGAAGAATGATCGTGTGACATGAAATGGTCTCCCTGAAAGTGAAAGAAACAATCAGAAAGACATGGCACAAGATTTCACTACATTCGCAAATCAGACTCCATTAGAAAATACCCCGCCGCGCAGCGGCTCACTTGAACAATACCATGCACCGGAATTGTGCATCACCCCGAATTTACAAATCAAAGCCGTCCGGCACAATCCGGTGATGGTCGACGTTACTTGCCAAAGATGAATGCCTTCTCCCGATGATTACCTTGACTTCTGGCAAAGTGCACGACGAGATTGACTTTGCCGCTATCCAGCGAACTTACGACGATGCTATGCCGGCAGAAGGCCTACGCGGCCAGAATATTTCAGGTCCGTATGACTTGTATTCAGTCGAAACCCTCCGAGATCGGCACGGATTACGGCGTCCCCATGGGACGCCAACTGATGCGTTCGTATTTGCCGAAGGTGAGCCTTCAAAACGTCAAGTAACCAAGATCGGCGGGTTGCCCTACTGGCCTGCCGCAAAGCCTTGGCCGACGAATGCCGATGGAAGTCCGATGTGGTTCATGGCGCAAATAAACTTTTGTGACTCTTTGGACCTCGTCCCCGAACTTCCGGGGGATATATTGTTGATACTGACAGAGGATGAGGCAGGCTGGTGTTACGACGATTGCAAGTCGATGCATTTCATCTGGGAGAATGTCACGGACCAAGAGTTGATCTCCCAGCAAAAATTTCCTGAATTCGATTACGAGTACACACACTTTGACGGCTACGGAGTGATTTACCGAACCGCAGACTACCCCGAAGCCTCCGCTGCTGCTGAAGAACTTGATGTACGC
This DNA window, taken from Fuerstiella marisgermanici, encodes the following:
- a CDS encoding site-specific integrase; the encoded protein is MSHDHSSQNGNNSNSDEQRSNNQPTKSLRERMSQDLQLRGMAQRTHDGYLREVRKLAGHYHTPPDQLSEQQVADYLLYLINDCEFAPGSLRVAYSGLKFFYKYTEPRDWKVLTKLRIPKQKTLPDVLSIDEVHRLIAAVRQPRNRAYFWATYTLGLRMSEALSLQIGDIDAERMLVHVHRGKGAKDRFVTLPHSTLHVLRSYWKTHRNPTLLFPQIGRTKKEGPTTSRPMDPSTVQGCIKDVVSELGFTKQVSIHTLRHSIATHLFEAGVSLRWIQKFLGHKNLQTTLVYLHLTDPKEEDGRKTHDDIADAGTLFDNMFPPPGEPPIGPDNDPHRNRKPR
- a CDS encoding DUF1963 domain-containing protein — translated: MITLTSGKVHDEIDFAAIQRTYDDAMPAEGLRGQNISGPYDLYSVETLRDRHGLRRPHGTPTDAFVFAEGEPSKRQVTKIGGLPYWPAAKPWPTNADGSPMWFMAQINFCDSLDLVPELPGDILLILTEDEAGWCYDDCKSMHFIWENVTDQELISQQKFPEFDYEYTHFDGYGVIYRTADYPEASAAAEELDVRDNYCIAVLPAVKIGGVPDHLYRGCVSGGVYIAQLASVNAVPEIRYPWANRETPYDGGFGETSAGNYSMMIGDMGSLHLFLKPDGTITCSSETH
- a CDS encoding IS91 family transposase: MPTVADVLRQHGDDYLKQFGERMPLQHKRVLSFISKCRTGELGHLRYDCGDCQRTHWVGRSCNNRHCPNCQSDKTQKWLADRLSELLPVPYFMVTFTVPEALRKVVRAHQDVCYRALFDCGSQTIHELASGKRFVGTKRMGFFGVLHTWGRDFTVYNPHVHFVVPGGGVSEDGSQEPTATPRRMKRTRSSGSPRHGPPGPPGWQQCPPNFLLPEKAASTVFPAKFRDAVRAAGIEDEFLAADPRAWTRPWVMDVEAVGDGRGVLKYLAPYVYRVAISNNRIESMNETHVTYRYTPSGKKFSKRRKVSGQEFVRGFLQHVLPPNFHRIRYYGFLHSHSSLSIDYVRMLACFYLGMCYILAKRAVAEEPPKRPMVCRECGGDLHLVMITDHVGRVLYEHPLPYLDSG